The Subtercola sp. PAMC28395 genome segment GGGTCGTGCCGTCGAGGCTGCGGGAGACGTGACCACCCTGCTGCTCGACAAGACCGGAACCATCACCTATGGCAACCGGCAGGCCGCCGAGTTCCGCCCCGTCACCGGAGTCACGGTGTCGAGGCTGGCCGCGGCCGCTAGTGCCTCGTCGCTCAGCGACCCGACTCCCGAAGGCAAGTCGGTGCTCGATCTCACCCGCGCGCTCGGGCTGCCTGTACCTGAGGCGAGCGACGGCGTTGCGGTTCCGTTCACCGCACAGACCCGGATGAGCGGGGTCGACTATGACAACGGCACCCAGGTGCGCAAGGGTGCCGGTTCCATGGTCGCCGCCTGGGTTGCCGAGGGTGCTCCCCAGAACCCTGCGCTGGTCGCCGAGCTCGACCAGATCGTCACCGACATCGCCCAGGCGGGCGGAACCCCGCTGGTCGTTGCCGAGAAGTCGGCCTCGGGTCAGGCCCAGGTACTCGGTGTCATCTACCTGAAGGACATCGTGAAAGCCGGCCTTGCTGCCCGCTTCGCCGACCTGCGCCGCATGGGCATCCGCACGGTGATGATCACCGGCGACAACCCGCTCACCGCGAAGGCCATCGCCGAGGAGGCGGGCGTCGACGACTTTCTCGCCGAAGCAACGCCCGAAGACAAGATGGAGCTCATCAAACGCGAACAGGAGGGTGGAAACCTGGTCGCGATGACCGGAGACGGCACCAACGATGCCCCCGCCCTGGCCCAGGCCGACGTCGGCGTCGCGATGAACACCGGAACTTCGGCTGCGAAGGAGGCCGGCAACATGGTCGACCTCGACTCCGACCCGACCAAGCTGATCGACATCGTGAGCATCGGCAAGCAGCTGCTGATCACGAGGGGCTCGCTCACAACGTTCTCGATCGCGAACGATGTGGCGAAGTACTTCGCCATCATCCCGGCCATGTTCACGGTCGCGTTCCCGTCGCTCGCGGTGCTGAACGTGATGCAGCTCTCGTCACCTGCTTCGGCGATCCTCTCGGCGATCATCTTCAACGCCCTGGTGATCGTCGCGCTGATACCGCTTGCGCTGCGTGGAGTGAAGTACCGTGCCGCATCGGCCTCGAGCATCCTGAACCGCAACCTACTGATCTACGGGCTGGGCGGCATCATCGCGCCGTTCATCGGTATCAAGATCATCGATCTGCTCATCAGTCTGATTCCGGGGCTCTCCTGATGAACGCCCACGACGAGACATCCACCGCACCACAGCCAGAATCGAGAAAGCTCTCATGAGCAAACGAAACGCAACACTGAGGCAGTACTGGGTCGGAATCAGGCTCTTCCTGATCATGACCGTCGCACTCGGCATCGTCTACCCGCTGGTGGTCACCGGGGTCGGCCAGCTCATCGCCCCGGCGCAGGCCAACGGCTCGCTGATCTCTGTGAACGGCAGCGTCGTCGGGTCGAGCCTGATCGGGCAGAGCTTCACTGATTCCGACGGTGTCGCACTGCCGCAGTGGTTCCAGTCGCGGCCCTCTGCCGCCGGCAACGGCTACGACGGCAGCGCCTCAAGCGGCTCGAACCTCGGGCCGAACAGCGACAAGCTGGTGCAGGCCATCGCAGACCGGAAGGCAGCCATCGCTGCAAGCGACGGTGTCGACCCCGCTTCGATTCCGGTAGACGCGCTGACCGCCTCCGCGTCGGGTCTCGATCCACACATCAGCCCGGAGTACGCTCGTGAACAGGTGGCGCGGGTCGCCGCGGCCAGAGATCTTCCCGAAGCTGAGGTGTCGAAACTTGTCGAATCGTTCGTCCAGGGTGCCGATCTCGG includes the following:
- the kdpB gene encoding potassium-transporting ATPase subunit KdpB, which gives rise to MSTDTAARATAPQEPSTTHATRSAPFGPRQLLDALPGALKKLDPRLMYKNPVMFIVEIGALLTTVLAISQPFLSADSTASASPTSLLFAWSIAIWLWITGIFANLAESVAEGRGKAQASSLRATRTSTLANRVEYNPVSDPSAEHAPVTQIASADLTLGDTIVVTAGELIPGDGDIVWGIASVDESAITGESAPVVRESGGDRSAVTGGTRVLSDRIVVTITSKPGDTFVDRMIRLVEGASRQKTPNELALSILLSSLTIVFLLVVLTINPIADYSNAAQSLIVLVALLVCLIPTTIGALLSAIGIAGMDRLVQHNVLAMSGRAVEAAGDVTTLLLDKTGTITYGNRQAAEFRPVTGVTVSRLAAAASASSLSDPTPEGKSVLDLTRALGLPVPEASDGVAVPFTAQTRMSGVDYDNGTQVRKGAGSMVAAWVAEGAPQNPALVAELDQIVTDIAQAGGTPLVVAEKSASGQAQVLGVIYLKDIVKAGLAARFADLRRMGIRTVMITGDNPLTAKAIAEEAGVDDFLAEATPEDKMELIKREQEGGNLVAMTGDGTNDAPALAQADVGVAMNTGTSAAKEAGNMVDLDSDPTKLIDIVSIGKQLLITRGSLTTFSIANDVAKYFAIIPAMFTVAFPSLAVLNVMQLSSPASAILSAIIFNALVIVALIPLALRGVKYRAASASSILNRNLLIYGLGGIIAPFIGIKIIDLLISLIPGLS
- the kdpC gene encoding potassium-transporting ATPase subunit KdpC, which encodes MSKRNATLRQYWVGIRLFLIMTVALGIVYPLVVTGVGQLIAPAQANGSLISVNGSVVGSSLIGQSFTDSDGVALPQWFQSRPSAAGNGYDGSASSGSNLGPNSDKLVQAIADRKAAIAASDGVDPASIPVDALTASASGLDPHISPEYAREQVARVAAARDLPEAEVSKLVESFVQGADLGYVGEPTVNVLQLNIALNALK